Within Helicobacteraceae bacterium, the genomic segment CGCGGCGGTTGAACTATTTACGAAATTACCCGAAAGGACAAAGATGAGGCGAAAACTGCTCTCTACTTGCTTGTCGCGCTAATCTCGCTGACAAGCGAAGCGGCTACCGAGAGAGAGAGCTTTTTTTGACTTCCGATGATGCGATTAAGGCTTGAGCCAAACTGAACTTGATGAAATCACAATTTATGAATATTAAGTCATTTACGCTTAAATCCGCGCGGGATCAAAAACGCGGCGTTTGCCCAGTAAAACGCTAAGCGTCTTTGCTTAGCAAGGGCGCGTTGATTGCGATGGTATCGGGATATTTCAGACCGCTACCCGTGTTTAGCAAAACGACCTTTTCGCCCGATTTAATCCAGCCGTTTTCAAGCAGTTTCCAAGCCGCCGCAAGCGTAGCGGCGCCTTCGGGACAGACAAACAGCCCTTCGGTTTTGGCGAGCAGGCTTTGCGCCTCTAGCGACTCGTCGTCGCCAACGGCGATCGCCGCGCCGTTTGTAGCGTATAGCGCCTCTAAAACCAGAAAATCGCCTAGCGCTTTTGGCACGTTGATTCCAAAGGCGATTGTGCGCGAGTTTTCGCAAAACTCGCCGCTTGTTTTGCCCGCCTTGAACGCGCGGACAATGGGATCGCAACCGCTTGACTGAACCGCGACGAGACGCGGCGCGTTATCGATAACGCCGATCGCGCGCAACTCTAAGATCGCCTTATATATGCCGATCAGCCCCACGCCGCCGCCTGTCGGATACAAAATTACGTCGGGCGAGCGCCAGCCAAGCTGTTCGATAATTTCAAGCGCCATCGTCTTTTTGCCCTCGATACGATACGGCTCTTTGAGCGTGGATGCGTCATACCAGCCGTTTTGGGCGATCGCTTTGGCTACGACGCGCCCCGCGTCGCTTATAAGCCCGTCGATCAGGTAGAGATCGGCTCCAGCCGCCGCGCATTCGGCGCGGGTTATATACGGCGCGTCTTTTGGCATAACCACAAAGGCTTTTATCCCCGCTTTGGCGCAGTAGATCGCCCACGCAGCGCCCGCGTT encodes:
- a CDS encoding threonine synthase translates to MFATHLACSKCGEKQDFRQRAQLCPKCAAPLLVQYDLSKIKAAFSPKKLADRPYNLWRYAEFLPIENEANIVTLGETITPLITLHKIGARLGFENLALKDEGLNPGGTFKSRGAAAGVSRAKELGVRALAMPTNGNAGAAWAIYCAKAGIKAFVVMPKDAPYITRAECAAAGADLYLIDGLISDAGRVVAKAIAQNGWYDASTLKEPYRIEGKKTMALEIIEQLGWRSPDVILYPTGGGVGLIGIYKAILELRAIGVIDNAPRLVAVQSSGCDPIVRAFKAGKTSGEFCENSRTIAFGINVPKALGDFLVLEALYATNGAAIAVGDDESLEAQSLLAKTEGLFVCPEGAATLAAAWKLLENGWIKSGEKVVLLNTGSGLKYPDTIAINAPLLSKDA